The DNA region tgccccctccagggagccccagctctgtcccctccagggagcctcatctctgtcccctccagggagccccagctctgccccctccagggagcctcacctctgtcccctccagggagccccagctctgtcccctccagggagccccagctctgtcccctccagggagccccagctctgccccctccagggagcctcacctctgccccctccagggagccccagctctgccccctccagggagccccagctctgtcccctccagggagccccagctctgccccctccagggagccccatctctgtcccctccagggagccccagctctgccccctccagggagcctcacctctgtcccctccagggagccccatctctgtcccctccaggAAGCCCCATCTctgccccctccagggagccccagctctgccccctccagggagccccatctctgtcccctccagggagccccagctctgccccctccagggagcctcacctctgtcccctccagggagccccagctctgtcccctccagggagccccagctctgccccctccagggagccccagctctgccccctccagggagccccagctctgccccctccagggagccccagctctgtcccctccagggagccccagctctgccccctccagggagcctcacctctgtcccctccagggagccccatctCTGCGCCCCCCGCCCACGTTATCTCTGTCCGCAGACTCCTGCGACGGCGTGACGTGCGGGCCCGGCAAGGCCTGCCACATGCGGGGAGGCCGCCCGCACTGTGAGTGCGCCCCCGACTGCGCTGGGCTGTCCGCACGCCTGCAGGTCTGCGGCTCGGACGGCGCCACCTACCGGGACGAGTGCGAACTGCGCGCCGCGCGCTGCCGGGGCCAGCCGGACCTGCGCGTCATGTACCCGGGCCGCTGCCGCAGTACGTGGGGGCGGGGCCTGAAGGGGCGGGGCCAACCGAAGCTGCCGTAGCACGTGGGGGCGGGGCCCTGTCGGCAGTGGGCGTGGCTTGTCGGGGCGGGGTCAGGGTGCCTGGGGGCGCGGTTTGCACCAAGAAGGGAACTTGATGAAGGCAGGGCGAGGGTGGCTGGGGCCCGAGGTGGTGTTTGAGGGAACATGAGGCGGACAGATGTGCGCTAGTGCGCCTAGAGCGGCGGGGCTTGTAGATGATGCGTTGATGGAGAAGTGGAGTTTTAGGTGGGCGGGCGGGGCTTTGGGAGTGGGCGGGGCTTGGGCGGTGGGGCGGGGTTTGGCGGGATGGGCGGGGCCTGAGGGGTGGGGCGAGCTGAAGATGGAGAGGGATAAAGTAGGCTGATGGGGGGCAGACTTGAGGGTGTCCTGGGTTGGTGGGCTAGGGCGGGGCCTGCAGGTGCCCTGGCCTgaccccgcaccccccccccagagtcctgtGCGCAGGTGCAGTGCCCGCGGCCGCAGTCGTGCGTGGTGGACCAGACGGGCAGCGCGCACTGCGTGTTGTGCCGGGCGGCGCCCTGCCCAGAGCCCCCAGGGCCTGGCCAGGAGCTCTGCGGCAACAACAACGTCACCTACCTGTCGTCCTGCCACCTGCGCCAGGCCACCTGCTTCCTGGGCCGCTCCATCGGCGTGCGCCATCCCGGCAGCTGCGCAGGTGCTGGGTCCGGGGGGTCGTGAGCCCCCTCCCTCCGCCCCTCCCTGCACCCACACCCGCCCGTTTCTATCCCTCCGCTCTCGCAGGCACCCCGGAACCCACGGAAGCCGAGTCAGAGGAGGAGAACTTCGTGTGAGCCGGCCACAGACCCACATCCTATTTATTGCCACCGTAGTGTCCAGTGTCGCGGACTCTGGGAGTCAACCTTGGCCACGTGGGCGGGCACTCTCGGAGGGAAGGACTCGGGCCTCGCCTGGTGGGTGGGGGCTTTCCTGGGAGGAGCTGGCCGTGGAGGCCCAGGTATTCATGAAGAGGCCTCTTGGGCCTGCGGCTGAGGAGGGGTCCCCACCCTGCTGTGTGCGCCCACTGCCATCTCCTGGCCCGACACCCAGAGGACTGTCCCTTCTGCTTTCAGGTCCCCAGGTTCTGGAGGGGAGGGGCTGTTCTGTACTGCTGACCAGGTGCCCAGGCCACTTGGAGTCCCCCCTGCTTCTGGACCCCGTGTCTGGTGTCACCTCCAAGCTGACTGCCACACCCATGGGTGACACATCCAGGACCCTTGTCCCACAAAGCACTTCCTGGCTGGGTGTCCATCCCCAGTTTCCAACAGACTCTCTGGACTAGAGGGGCCCCCAGCTCAGGCTCTGTTTCATTGCCTGTGTCCGAGACAGACCAGCACCCCAAGTTTTTGTAAGGGAGTGCTGGAGCAGTTTTGCTCACCCTCTGCCAACCCCAACCCCCAAAATGTGCCTTATCTGTCAGTGCCTGAGTGGGGGTGCCTCTGAGAGCCCCACCCCTAAGGCAGCCTTACCTTGGGGCCCTGAGTtgccaaagaaataaaaaatataaagaaagggcTCTGTGGAGGGGTCCACAACTGTCTGCCCCTCTTTGTCAGGGGAGGGCCACTAGTCTGGGTTCTGACTGGCTCAGGGTCTCTGAGAGGGAGAAATGTGTTTATGGAATTCAGGTGGTTAGAGAAGGGCCAGAGAGGCAGCCCATGGGGCAgcccatgcttgaggccccaggctGAGCCCCAGTACCACTTGGCAggtgccacagcactgggggaaggtcCCTGGGCGATGGAGTGGCATCTCTCGCctcaat from Erinaceus europaeus chromosome 23, mEriEur2.1, whole genome shotgun sequence includes:
- the FSTL3 gene encoding follistatin-related protein 3 produces the protein MRPRGPAPQWPLPWGALAWALGFVGSVGGAGDPPPGGVCWLQQGLEATCTLVLRTDVSQADCCASGRLDTAWSNLSHPGDKLSLLGFLGLVRCLPCRDSCDGVTCGPGKACHMRGGRPHCECAPDCAGLSARLQVCGSDGATYRDECELRAARCRGQPDLRVMYPGRCRKSCAQVQCPRPQSCVVDQTGSAHCVLCRAAPCPEPPGPGQELCGNNNVTYLSSCHLRQATCFLGRSIGVRHPGSCAGTPEPTEAESEEENFVSPGSGGEGLFCTADQVPRPLGVPPASGPRVWCHLQADCHTHG